The Corythoichthys intestinalis isolate RoL2023-P3 chromosome 1, ASM3026506v1, whole genome shotgun sequence genomic interval TGCTGTAAGATGTCAGAGGAGTGTAGTACAAAGTTTTAGCCAGCAAAGTATGGGTATTATTACTGTGTTTAGGTTATTCAAAGTGAGTAATTGATTATAATGGAGTAAAAAGGATATGAATAGTTGACACACCCTTGTTCAaatgccaagtttttgttttctaCTTTTGATGTGAAGTGCTGTGTTTGCACCAAACACACCTTTTGGAAATATGGCTCAAAAAGCTTTGGTCTTTTGGACCAGAATTCTTTCTCCATGCCCACATGTGTTTGCAAGATTCTTTTATGACCAAATGAGGCCCGTGTTGAAGGCTCCGGCCATAATTCTAAAAGATATGTTTTGCGCAAACCCACCACTGCTCTTCACCAAAAACACCCTACCTaaagtgaagcatggtggtggcatGCTGCATTGACATTGTTTTTCCTTAAGCTAGACCCAAAGGCAGGGTGAAGAATGTTCTACAATTACTTTATATTATTAGTGTACATCAATTCACCTAGGAGAATATTTGTGACGTCAGAACCCACTGTTGTTGGCTTACAATTTCTAGTTATGCAGTTCATTGCAAAGTTATGTCTTATTTAATGCTTTCATGTCCTCTTGCACCAGACACTTCCAAacacatttttatcattttgtaCAAAGAAAGGGGCTGACTGCCAACCTATCCAGGATTCCctgaaagataaaaaaaaataataataataataataatgatgttcATTGGGAACAGATCAGACTTCTGAATGATTGAGTAATTAATTAACCAACCAGTGTACTAGTGTCCGTAAAGAAACGAAAGGGGAGACACTGAAGCCTGCAGTCAGATTTATATCAGCTGCAGTGTGCTTGTGCATTGTTCACTTCTGAAAGTAGTCTCCTTGCTTCCAATAATGCTCATCAAAGGGGAAATAAAACTTTATTTGCCCCGTTTTCTTGTAAATCACTGAGCAAATCTTTGTTCTGTTCTATCTTGTACGGCTCAATAGCTGGCCGGACGATCACACAGTAATACATTGCCGCCTGGCCGTGTTCATCCCCCCATCTCTAAAGTAAATGGCAAGCACATTAGTATGGTAGACTGCATGcaatatttatttcttttatagATGTTGTAATGTACTGAACCACTACAGAGTAGCATGACAGAGGACCTGTAATAGGAGAGACATTAAAGCCAACACCTTTTTATAACTAGTGAATGCAGATGGAAAAGTACTTTATCCTTTTCACTCATCTAAGGAGAAAGGCATAATTAATTCTGAAATAGGTGACTTATTTCTTGCCAAGCATGCATAATGATAAGTTCTCTCCTACCCTCCATCCTTTCATCATCTTATTGTCTTCACATCTCACCTCCAAGCTGTTCGTTCCCACCCAAGTCTTCTTTGTAGGACTTCTTTTTGTACACTTATAATTCCCGATGtgggtatttttaatttttcagagcataattttaattaaaaccTCATGCTATTACTTCATCATATAATTGATATAAATGTTTAATTATGCCCCCAGCTATTTGGCTACTAGTACTGTTGTTTTCTTAATCTTACATATGAATTTTGTAATTAAACAAATCATTTTTTGTGTTACAAATAGTTCTTTATATCCCCTAGCCATCCCTCTCACTTCATGCTTCATTATCAGTCTGTGTAAGACTGCAGCGATGAAAATTAGAGTCATTAATTTTGGGTCTGACTGGATGATGGCCATTTTGAACTATGTTTGCCAATTAGACGGGCAATTCAAAACTGACCTTGGGATGCTCTGATTTTTCttctaataataaaataaaaaaatatatatatatgtatatatatatatatatatatatatatatatatatatatatatatatatatatatatatatatatatatatatatatatatatgtcttgCACCATTTTGCTTTGTTATTGTCCTTTGGCTCAATTCTGCTTGATAagagtgtgagacatcaattggacaataacagtattttcattttaaatgacatGTCAGTACTCATGTGTTGTCCGATTCAGTATATGACACTAATAAATTATGTTTCATAAGCATGACTGCTTAGATTAGATGATTTGGGTGTtctaaaatataaattaaatgatgataataaaaTCTTTGTTTTATCTCCCAGGTTACAGCAACAGATGTCCTACCAGAAAGCATGTTCATACCTGTTCCTGGTCCTGAAAAAGAGTCTCAAAACCCCTCTCAAGCTGTTGCCAACGCTGAGGACAAGCAACAACAGCAACACCCTGGTAAGTATTAGGCTTTTCCCTTGAACAAAAGACAtggtgtaattttgattatacaaTGTAAAGatttaaggggaaaaaataggtATTTGCTTGTAAATTTGGTTAAATCAGTAGGATTACTGTAGAATTCctcccgtgtttttttttttcttcttcacacgAAAACTAAGACTCCATTTTAGCTCGCCTAACAACCAGCTAAAAACCAGTAAGGGAAATATctgatttattgattttttaaaaagtctctTATTtacaatatactggactgtctcagaaaattagaatacacaatattctaattttttgagacagtcctgtgtatatatacaggactgtctcagaaaattagaatacacaatattctaattttttgagacagtcctgtgtatatatacaggactgtctcaggaaattagaatacacaatattctaatttcctgagacagtcaggaaattagaatattgtgtattctaatttcctgagacagtcaggaaattagaatattgtgtattctaatttcctgagacagtcctgtatatatacacaggactgtctcaaaaaattagaatattgtgtattctaattttctgagacagtccagtatgtttGAGTTGTGCACTCATCACTTGGCCACTAGCAAACACTAACATGGTGTGGCGTTGCACAAATTTGTTGGAAGTGGAAACCACAACCAAGGGGATGACTGCATAACACTTGCCGGGACAGGTGCAGCCTCTCAGGGCTCCTCCTGGAAGTGGCGTTAAATTGACAGCCCAAAAACTCATGCctgatgaaagttgcactggttGCATGCATCTTGGCGTATGTGAGCTGTGGTACCACACAATTGATTATCATGGTCTAATTTTCCCTACTCATTTTTAAATACTCCAGTTCGCTCAGCACTGAGTTGTGAGGCGTCAGCCTTGCCATTGGCTGAGTGAAGGCTAAATGAGCTCTAACGCCCGTCTCTGCACAAGCCGTAACGAGCAGACCACCGATGCGCACCGAATTGAAGCGCATTATTGCGATTTGAAGTGTCCAAGATTaatgtgtcaataaaaaagcagcttggcACAGCTTGTTCATGCCAGGCAAGCTAGCCGGTCCCACACTTATGATGCCAGGTCGGCAGAGAGCCAGATGCGCTTATCAAAAAGCCAGTTATGATTCGCGACCCATATGCtcccaaccaatgagttaaactaGATCATTGCATACATTAAATAAGCTTTAACATTTCCTATTTTCTCCACAGATGCTTTAGATGCTGAAATGGAGAGGGGAGGTTCACTTCCTATGGAAACAGCTGAGGCACGCAAGTCACCTCAGGAAGATCAACAAACAGAGAAAGATGATGCAACTGGCTTTCTGTGCTGGAAGAAAGGCTGTAGTCAAGTGTTTAAATCATCCAACTCTCTCCAGATGCACTTCAATGAAGTTCACAACAAAAGGCCTCAGCTTCCTGTTTCTGATCGCCATGTCTACAAGTATCGTTGTAACCAGTGCAGCTTGGCCTTCAAGACTGTGGAAAAGCTGCAGCTCCATTCCCAGTACCATGTGATCCGAGCAGCCACTATGTGCTGCCTCTGCCAGCGGAGTTTCAGGACACTACAAGCCTTGAAAAAACATTTGGAAACCAGCCACCTGGAACTTAGTGAAGCTGATATACAGCAGCTGTACGGTGGCTTATTGATGAATGGTGACATTATGGTCATCGGTGACTCAGCTCTCGGTGAAGAACATGGAGGTCTGGGAGAAGATGACAAAGAGGGAGAAGAGAGTGACCCAGAGGAAAAGCAAAGCCCAACAGGCAGTGATTCTGGCTCACTGTTAGAAGATTCTGGCTCTGAACCAAAACGTGCTTTGCCATTCAGAAAAGGCCCCAACTTCACCATGGAGAAGTTCTTGGATCCATCTCGTCCATTCAAGTGCACTGTCTGCAAAGAGTCATTCACACAGAAGAATATTCTGTTGGTTCATTATAACTCTGTCTCCCATCTGCACAAGGTGAAGAGAGCTCTCCAGGAGTCCACTACTGGTCAACCAGAGCTGACAAGCAGCCCTGACAACAAGCCATTCAAGTGTAGCACGTGTAATGTGGCATACAGCCAGAGTTCCACTTTGGAGATCCACATGCGCTCTGTTCTGCACCAGACAAAAGCAAGGGCAGCCAAACTTGAAGCGGCAGGAGGCATAACTAGCTCCGCAAGTGTTACTGGTGGAGGTGGAGGAAGTACGACTATCAGCACTTCAACAGCAAGTCCAGGCCCAACAAGCAACTCAACAACAAATTCTACCAACCACGGGTCGTCTGGGTCTCAAACTGCTCAAAATATTCTTGGAGGAAACCAGACCTCGCAAAGTCATAGTCATGAAAGGAGCAGTTCAGTTAGCAGCCAGTCCTCGCCATCGGAGAACAATGAggtaaaaaaggctaaatatgcaGATATGCTACCTACACGTGGGCAACAGCTCCAGCAACAACAGCAATTAGCTCACGCTCAAGCACAAGCTCAAGCTCAGCTTCAGCAAGAACTCCAGCAGCAGGCTGCTCTTCTACAATCTCAGCTCTTTAATCCAGCACTTCTGCAGCACTTCCCCATGACAACTGATGCACTTCTCCCGTTGCAGCAGCAGCAGTTGCTGTTTCCTTTCTATATCCCTGGAGCAGAATTTCAACTAAACCCAGAGATCAACATAAGTAACTCAGCACTTGGCTTAACAGGAGCAAGCACCTCCTCGTTACTGGAAGACCTAAAAAACTCAGCCCAACAGAGCTGCTTGCAGCAGCAGCTGATGCATCACCACCTTCAGCAGCAggtgcagcagcagcagcagcagtctCACTCACAGGTACAGGGACAAATGGCATTGCTACAACAGAGTGCTTCTCTCCACCAGCAGgttgaaaaaaagcagaagcctCCTTCCTCGCAAAATGACAAAGATATACAACGAGACAAAGATGCAACTGAAAAAAATGAGGATGTCAATAAAGAGTCAGTGGAGAAAGTAAAGGAAAGGAAGGACATTCAACACATTTCAACCAGTATTAACCACGACTCTGGCTTACTTCCTCCAAGGATTGCTTCCGATGCTCGTGGAAACGCAACCAAAGCTCTGTTGGAAAATTTCGGATTTGAGCTAGTAATTCAGTACaatgaaaataaacaaaaagccCAGAAAAGGGGAGCTGGGCCAACAGGATCGAGTGGACCAGGTGGGATCACTAGAGTGGTGGATCCTATTGAGGGATTGGAAAAACTGGAGTGTGAAGCCTGTGGCAAGCTGTTTTCAAATATACTGATTCTAAAGAGCCACCAGGAACACATACACCAGGCGTTCTTCCCATTTCGATCCCTTGAGAGATTTGCAAAGGAATACAGAGAGAATTATGATAAACAGTATCCGCTGAGACCCCCTACACCAGAGGCTCCTCCAGCACCTCCCCCTCCTCCGCCACCCCCTCCACCCCAAAGAGCTCCTACACCAAATATCCCTGTGTCCGCAGCCTCACACACACCTCCAACTGTGCCTACTCCACAGCCTCAAGTTCCAATGCCACAAATTCCAATGCCAATGGATTTGCCCATTTTCTCACCACTAATGATGCAGCCCATGTCACTCCAGTCTTTGCCCAGCCAATTGACCCCCCAGATACCATCCGTTGAACCCAGCTTGGCCTCAGACTTGGCCCAGCTTTATCAACAACAGCTCACCCCGGCCATGCTTCAGCAGCAACAGAACAAGAGGCCACGGACACGTATCACAGATGATCAGCTTCGGGTCCTGCGACAATACTTTGATATAAACAATTCACCTAATGAAGACCAGATTAAAGAGATGGCAGATAAATCAGGACTGCAGCAAAAAGTTATAAAGCACTGGTTCAGAAACACACTTTTTAAAGAGAGACAACGCAACAAAGACTCACCATACAACTTCAATAACCCACCAACTACAACACTTGAAGATACTAAAATTGACTCAAAACCACCTTCTCCTGAACCACAAAAGCAAGACTTCTATGGGAGTAAGAGATCTTCGAGAACAAGGTTTACAGACTACCAGCTGAGAATCTTACAAGATTTCTTTGATGCCAATGCATATCCTAAGGACGATGAGTTTGAACAGCTTTCCAACCTTCTAAGTCTCCCTACTCGTGTTATtgttgtttggttccaaaatgcTCGCCAGAAGGCAAGAAAGAACTATGAGAACCAGAGTGAAGGGGCCAAGGATGGTGAGAGACGCGAGCTATCAAACGATCGTTATATTCGTACGTCAAATCTGAACTATCAGTGCAAAAAATGCAACTTGGTTTTCCAGAGAATATTCGATCTGATAAAACATCAAAAGAAGTTGTGCTACAAAGATGAAGATGAGGATGGACAGTATGACAGCCACAATGAGGATTCTGTTGATCTTTCTAATGAATGTTACACTCCTTCTGGTTCCTCTTGCCACACTCCAATGCCCTCCTCTTCAAGTCTATGCCCACTTCCACCTACTACTTCAGCATTTTCACACCTCCCTTCTGCTGATAAGGAGGAGGCGTCACCAGCAACCACCTCAAACCCCCATGAAGAAAAGCCAAAAGAGCTACCAGACATATCAGTTGATCCCCTGAATAAGACATCTATTAAGCAGGAAAATGTACCCCAATCCCAATCAGAGTCGCAAAAGCAGAGACATCAGCGAGAAGAGAATATTCAACCGATTTCCAAGTCCAACAAACATTCCTCGCCTTCCTTTACTCAACAGCAACTACAATGTGGTCCATCAGCTTCTCAGACAAGCCAGGCCTCCTCGCAAAGCTCTCACATAAGCCACAATCCACATTTGACTTCTGCTACACAGCAAATGGCACAGCAACTCATCCCATACCAGTGCGATCAGTGCAAGATTGGTTTCCCCTCCTTTGAGCACTGGCAAGAGCACCAGCAATTACACTTCCTCTCCGTGCAGAATCAGTTCATCCACCCACAATTCATTGATCGCTCAATGGACATGCCTTTCATGCTGTTTGACCCGAGTAATCCTCTCCTGGCTGGCCAGTTACTCTCTGGGGCAATGCCCCAGATCCCCAGCAGCTCAGCCTCTTCTCCATCCACCCCAACATCCACAATGAACTCCCTGAAGAGGAAGCTAGAGGAGAAAGCTGGCACTAGCCCTGGAGAGAATGACAgcacaaacagtgaagaaccacATCGAGACAAGCGGCTTAGAACAACCATCACACCAGAGCAGCTAGAGGTTCTTTATCAGAAGTACCTATTGGACTCTAATCCTACACGCAAGATGCTTGACCACATTGCTCATGAGGTGGGGCTGAAGAAGAGAGTAGTACAAGTCTGGTTTCAAAATACCAGAGCAAGAGAGCGAAAAGGCCAGTTCAGAGCAGTGGGGCCAGCTCAAGCTCATCGAAGATGCCCCTTTTGCCGAGCTCTCTTTAAAGCAAAAACTGCCCTCGAAGCACACATTCGCTCTCGTCACTGGCATGAGGCCAAACGTGCTGGCTACAATTTAACCCTTTCTGGTATGTTACCTGACCATGAGGGGATCCAAATAAAGTTGGATGCTTTGGAGGCATCCAACTACTCTCAAATGGCGTCTTCAAATATGGATGGACAAAGTTCCTCTATGTCTCCAGTGAATAGAGGAATGGATTTGTCTCCCAGGGCTCTACTGAGTCCTTCCTCAATTAAAGTTGAAGGAATGGAAGATTTTGAGACCTCAGCCATGTCTGCTGTTAACCTCACTTTTGATCAAAACAAACTGGATAATGACGACTGCTCCTCTGTTAACACAGCCATCACAGATACTACAACAGGTGATGAGGCTAATGCTGATAATGACAGCGCTGATGCAAAACACAGCCAGAGTAGTAGTGATTACCTGCCGAAGCCTGGGGGCACTGTCCCCATCATTGAAAATGATGACCAGATGTCTTCGGGGCTCGTAAGCCCTGCTACAAGCTATTATGCTAAGGACTGTGAAAATGAACACATAATTGACCACAGTGAGACATCCAGCCTGGCAGACCCTTGCTCACCTAGTCCTGGAGCTTCAGGCACCAGGAGCATCGACAGTGGTGATCGCCCTGGTCAAAAGCGTTTCCGAACTCAGATGACAAATCTCCAGCTTAAGGTATTGAAATCCTGTTTTAACGACTACAGGACTCCTACCATGCTGGAATGTGAAGTACTTGGCAATGATATTGGACTTCCAAAGAGGGTGGTTCAGGTGTGGTTCCAAAACGCCCGTGCCAAGGAGAAAAAGGCAAAGCTCAACATGGCTAAGCACTTTGGAATTAATCAGACATCCTACGAGGGGCCCAAGACTGAATGCACTTTGTGTGGTGTCAAGTACAGTGCTCGCCTCTCTGTTCGTGATCACATATTCTCCCAGCAACACATCTCCAAGGTTAAGGATACCATTGGCAGTCAGATTGACAAGGAGAAGGAATACTTTGACCCAGCTACTGTCCGTCAACTCATGGCTCAGCAAGAGATGGACCGCATTAAAAAGGCCAATGAAGTTTTAGGATTGGCGCAGCAGCAGGCCATGCAACAACAGGGAATGTTTGATAACCCTGCAATGCAGGCGCTTAATCTCCAGTCAGCCTATTCCAATCTACAAGGCATTCCACCTGTCCTCTTGCCAGGGGTTGGAAGCCCCTCTCTTTCAAGCTTTAACACGTCTAATTCAGGTATGTTGCTCTTATTTAAATGTacacaaaaaaattgtaatgaCTATGTAAAATGTGTAACTTCCTTTAAAGTAGTTGCAAAATTAAAcgttaaaaacacattaaaaacaaagttgaaaaatcatgagaaaaaaaatccaactatCACACGCATTGAGAAAACTGTTGAAAAATATCCCAAAGATGCCTgttttttagcttttttatatttatctatctatctatttgGGCTGTACCTTATTGAAGATACAGTAGGTAAATAGTGTTCCTATTGTGACTGTCATCAGTGTTTGGTATGTTGCAGTTTTAAAGGATGTGCATTTTAAaggtaaacaaaacaaaagtttgtCAACAAACCCCATGTACCGTACTCATTTAAGCACGATGTAAAGCACACTTGCCAGTGTAGTGAAATTCTAGTAAATGTAAAGTGCATTATAAATTAAacctattgttattatttttattatgactGTAGTCATGATAGTGTCCCTGCCCTGTGCAAATTTTCAGTAGTCTGTGGCAAAATAAAGCATGGTTTATAAGtattttgaaaagcaaacaccTTCTTTTGACATTTTATCAGAATATAAATACCTTTACAGTTTTGTAACGCTGGTCTGAAAGCATCATAGCTTGAAATCATTCCCCCCCACCCCAATTTTCTGATTTCAGTGAAATGGCTCATGTCATCAAACATATTGTAtgtgaatattttattttaagttAATCATCTATTCGTCTCTTAGATCTTCAATATCACTATCGTATGTTTTAATAGAATAGCAGTGTTTTCTATGTTCCTAAAAAAAATCTAGTATGCACAAATGTGTTTTGCTTTGTTATTGGACAGTAGAAACGACAGTATGGCCTAATAAGTTGTTGGTTTtttcaaatactgtatgtattattTGATAGTAGTATGCACTTAAATAATCTTAATAGTAACAGTAATCTATGTGTTAACTATTTCAATTTGCTATCATTAATATTAtgcttgaaacatttttttcaagggGATTAATTTTTTGTGAACACCACTGATGCCCTAAATGTTCTGTTTTCTGTACTTTACAAAACTGCAGCTTTAACTCCTCCCAAAGCTTCAAACCTGCTGAACATGCCTGGTGCCAGTGTTCCTTCGCCAAGCCTGCCCACATCTGGATTGCCCAATAAGCCGCCCTCATCATCGTCGCTGTCCACACCAAGCCCAGCACAGGCAACCACATCTGCTTCCCTCTCCAGCACTACATCTACATCCATATCCACTTCCTCAAGCACCCCACCCGCCTCTCGGCCTGAACACCCCAAAGAACGTGAGGTTGAGAGGCTAAGAGAAAAAGATAAGCCTAAGGAAAAGACAGAGAAGCCGTCAACCCCATCTTCAACTGGAAGCACCCCTGCTCCTTCTACTTCTGCTGCCAGCGCCAAGAAGGAAAAGCCCGACCCAGCTGTTCCCGCCACCTCTATGCCAACACCTGGCATGGAGTATGTGGTAGACCCTGCACAGCTTCAGGCCCTGCAGGCTGCCTTGGCTTCAGATCCTACAGCTCTTCTCACAAACCAGTTCCTTCCATATTTCATGCCTGGGTTTTCCCCTTACTACACCCCACAGATCCCTGGCGCACTCCAAGGTGGTTACCTGCAACCCATGTATGGTATGGAAAGTCTCTTCCCCTACAACCCCGCGTTGTCACAAGCACTGATGGGCCTGTCTCCGGGATCCCTGCTGCAGCATTACCAGCAATATCAGCAGAGCTTGCAGGAAGCCCTCCAGCAGCAGCAGCGGCAGCTTCAGCAGATCCAACAACCCAAGGGAAGCCAAACTCAA includes:
- the zfhx3b gene encoding zinc finger homeobox protein 3 isoform X2 — encoded protein: MDSCESPVFSGTDDGLSSSQQQQQQPPQPWNDHPSLHLPCTNQAPSLDPLSFSAPYPSQSQNPSALHDEVRELQSQSKQTSTQAHRGSVATGQPRSKRGGREGEGQDGLSCGEEEESEDLDEMEIDSCFPGLQPFPGVVMSQGGGGMPTLLRHQPTQRQGGLESGSEEGEEEEEEESSDVENLAGEIVYQPDGSAYIVESLSQLIQSSGGVVPGLLPTNSLSGGGKAGEPAGASSSVYPQIINTFHIASSFGKWFGNSDQGFSNTSSMTGLSPVLHSFRVFDVRHKSNKDYLNSDGSAKKSCVSKDVPNNVDFSKFDGLALYGKGKPILMCFLCKLSFGYARSFATHAVHDHRMTLCEDERRLLGDNHASAIIQGIGKDKEPLISFLEPKSKSTPVPPPLLPMNSGQTFYGTFSGVHLEPGSSSGGSETLLNKDSDSSLQQKQAQLSSVLPLGRLGTPKASTLPSTPGSAKDSNAPSLHGGRTEEPNRKESAYAGMDGASEGHNSTTHLSSHVGGTEEEQGKTSLGEENEVEAEGTGVTSGVNSSGGGGEAGEPAISNQSISKSPLLMPSSTLQPSACNPAVSYTLNSKSPASTSSPVKEEVSSTEGGGRTSELPLSFNCQGTTVPMAMAAANVRKSEEDTAGTSFSPLSSNAAADESANRDSATAPEPNDCPAEEEEENGSLLQQHHTHHHHHHHLHPSSHGHIHPQPGGSCDITGMNDCSQNHGPGGTVGSGVECPKCDTVLGSSRSLGGHMTMMHSRNSCKTLKCPKCNWHYKYQQTLEAHMKEKHPDSGGSCAYCSSGQSHPRLARGESYTCGYKPFRCEVCNYSTTTKGNLSIHMQSDKHLNNMQTLQNGGSIGSAPEQVFGHGPGGVVAVPSVTQASSHHPAHHHPTQSSAHVTGPCGAPSPTKPKSKPTWRCEVCDYETNVARNLRIHMTSEKHMHNMMLLQQNVTQMQHGRLALGAMPSPSEAELYQYYLTQNMSLPPGLKIDPTGAEAQFLMGGFPLDPSMAALTPALGGELPMDMRLGSGQLVSEELMTLGESLSQTSDPSLKLFQCAVCNRFTTDNLDVLGIHMGAERSLPEEEWRAVVGDSHQCKLCHYTTQLKANFQLHCKTDKHVQKYQLVAHIKEGGKGNEWRLKCVAIGNPVHLKCNACDYYTNSLEKLRMHTVNSRHEASLKLYKHLQQHENAVEGDACYYHCVLCNYSTKAKLNLIQHVRSMKHQRSESLRKLQRLQKGLPEDDEDLSSIFTIRKCPSSDTGELSEDVEAASETTTDQEDQTKDRESGGEKELTKGTAVSGHSEQHQSDSPIASKRPSSQSETSESPQSSKRPRAAEKRAAEQMYQCPYCKFTNTDLNRLRMHVMTQHSVQPMLRCPLCQDMLNNKIHLQFHLTHLHSVAPDCVDKLIATVTATDVLPESMFIPVPGPEKESQNPSQAVANAEDKQQQQHPDALDAEMERGGSLPMETAEARKSPQEDQQTEKDDATGFLCWKKGCSQVFKSSNSLQMHFNEVHNKRPQLPVSDRHVYKYRCNQCSLAFKTVEKLQLHSQYHVIRAATMCCLCQRSFRTLQALKKHLETSHLELSEADIQQLYGGLLMNGDIMVIGDSALGEEHGGLGEDDKEGEESDPEEKQSPTGSDSGSLLEDSGSEPKRALPFRKGPNFTMEKFLDPSRPFKCTVCKESFTQKNILLVHYNSVSHLHKVKRALQESTTGQPELTSSPDNKPFKCSTCNVAYSQSSTLEIHMRSVLHQTKARAAKLEAAGGITSSASVTGGGGGSTTISTSTASPGPTSNSTTNSTNHGSSGSQTAQNILGGNQTSQSHSHERSSSVSSQSSPSENNEVKKAKYADMLPTRGQQLQQQQQLAHAQAQAQAQLQQELQQQAALLQSQLFNPALLQHFPMTTDALLPLQQQQLLFPFYIPGAEFQLNPEINISNSALGLTGASTSSLLEDLKNSAQQSCLQQQLMHHHLQQQVQQQQQQSHSQVQGQMALLQQSASLHQQVEKKQKPPSSQNDKDIQRDKDATEKNEDVNKESVEKVKERKDIQHISTSINHDSGLLPPRIASDARGNATKALLENFGFELVIQYNENKQKAQKRGAGPTGSSGPGGITRVVDPIEGLEKLECEACGKLFSNILILKSHQEHIHQAFFPFRSLERFAKEYRENYDKQYPLRPPTPEAPPAPPPPPPPPPPQRAPTPNIPVSAASHTPPTVPTPQPQVPMPQIPMPMDLPIFSPLMMQPMSLQSLPSQLTPQIPSVEPSLASDLAQLYQQQLTPAMLQQQQNKRPRTRITDDQLRVLRQYFDINNSPNEDQIKEMADKSGLQQKVIKHWFRNTLFKERQRNKDSPYNFNNPPTTTLEDTKIDSKPPSPEPQKQDFYGSKRSSRTRFTDYQLRILQDFFDANAYPKDDEFEQLSNLLSLPTRVIVVWFQNARQKARKNYENQSEGAKDGERRELSNDRYIRTSNLNYQCKKCNLVFQRIFDLIKHQKKLCYKDEDEDGQYDSHNEDSVDLSNECYTPSGSSCHTPMPSSSSLCPLPPTTSAFSHLPSADKEEASPATTSNPHEEKPKELPDISVDPLNKTSIKQENVPQSQSESQKQRHQREENIQPISKSNKHSSPSFTQQQLQCGPSASQTSQASSQSSHISHNPHLTSATQQMAQQLIPYQCDQCKIGFPSFEHWQEHQQLHFLSVQNQFIHPQFIDRSMDMPFMLFDPSNPLLAGQLLSGAMPQIPSSSASSPSTPTSTMNSLKRKLEEKAGTSPGENDSTNSEEPHRDKRLRTTITPEQLEVLYQKYLLDSNPTRKMLDHIAHEVGLKKRVVQVWFQNTRARERKGQFRAVGPAQAHRRCPFCRALFKAKTALEAHIRSRHWHEAKRAGYNLTLSGMLPDHEGIQIKLDALEASNYSQMASSNMDGQSSSMSPVNRGMDLSPRALLSPSSIKVEGMEDFETSAMSAVNLTFDQNKLDNDDCSSVNTAITDTTTGDEANADNDSADAKHSQSSSDYLPKPGGTVPIIENDDQMSSGLVSPATSYYAKDCENEHIIDHSETSSLADPCSPSPGASGTRSIDSGDRPGQKRFRTQMTNLQLKVLKSCFNDYRTPTMLECEVLGNDIGLPKRVVQVWFQNARAKEKKAKLNMAKHFGINQTSYEGPKTECTLCGVKYSARLSVRDHIFSQQHISKVKDTIGSQIDKEKEYFDPATVRQLMAQQEMDRIKKANEVLGLAQQQAMQQQGMFDNPAMQALNLQSAYSNLQGIPPVLLPGVGSPSLSSFNTSNSALTPPKASNLLNMPGASVPSPSLPTSGLPNKPPSSSSLSTPSPAQATTSASLSSTTSTSISTSSSTPPASRPEHPKEREVERLREKDKPKEKTEKPSTPSSTGSTPAPSTSAASAKKEKPDPAVPATSMPTPGMEYVVDPAQLQALQAALASDPTALLTNQFLPYFMPGFSPYYTPQIPGALQGGYLQPMYGMESLFPYNPALSQALMGLSPGSLLQHYQQYQQSLQEALQQQQRQLQQIQQPKGSQTQAPHKSLGDRKESAKDLVKTEEPKGNNHSTSPTTPTTPSTHDKVCAEQNESDGKNPDTHLDQFIVPKVQYKLACRKCQAVFTKEESAIAHLKSNCFFGQSVANLQEMLLRVPSGVGAGAGSLYDCLACDTTLDGEKALSQHLESALHKHRTIKRSARNAKEHAKSLLPHSSACFPNPNATSTSQSATHPISSPTPSPTTSATMPSSAVSTALCSSPSNTQLNASAAGKPWPQAPFSRALVGKPNASPSYASSLFPPVSSPSTVTSSSLSTSGVQTSIPTDVFSDESDSDSSQKSADRLGRTADEPQQPGFVKDSSTCSSNLASVGTDSIRL